One genomic segment of Corynebacterium durum includes these proteins:
- a CDS encoding 16S rRNA (uracil(1498)-N(3))-methyltransferase, producing the protein MSLPVFLFDAPIPSDGTQIELTGPEARHAVTVTRLRVGERIMLVDGRGTTAEVLVTAVSGKDRLVGDVEKRTQVPQPTPQAIVVQALPKSERSELAVDLATQAGADVIVPWQASRCVAKWQGAKREKGVAKWRAMAVSAAKQSRRSWVPEVRDVQDTAGIAALIREVVADGGLALLLHEDAAASFSSIDFSTCPQVLFVIGPEGGLAPDEVAEFTQAGARAVLLGQEVLRTASAAMVALAALGVCSGRW; encoded by the coding sequence ATGTCGCTTCCGGTTTTTCTTTTCGACGCCCCAATTCCCTCCGACGGCACGCAGATAGAGCTGACCGGCCCGGAGGCACGCCACGCGGTGACGGTTACCCGCTTGCGCGTTGGCGAGCGCATCATGCTTGTCGACGGCCGCGGCACCACCGCCGAGGTGCTGGTCACCGCCGTCAGTGGCAAGGATCGTCTTGTGGGGGACGTCGAGAAGCGGACGCAGGTGCCACAACCCACGCCGCAGGCGATTGTGGTGCAGGCGTTGCCGAAGTCGGAGCGTTCGGAGTTGGCGGTGGATTTGGCCACTCAGGCCGGGGCGGATGTGATTGTGCCGTGGCAGGCATCGCGGTGCGTGGCCAAGTGGCAGGGGGCGAAGCGCGAGAAGGGCGTGGCTAAATGGCGTGCGATGGCGGTGTCGGCGGCGAAGCAGTCGCGACGCAGCTGGGTTCCCGAGGTGCGGGACGTGCAGGACACCGCAGGTATCGCGGCCCTGATTCGTGAGGTTGTGGCCGACGGCGGCCTGGCGTTGCTGCTGCATGAGGATGCCGCGGCGTCGTTTAGCAGCATCGATTTTTCCACCTGCCCGCAGGTGCTGTTTGTGATCGGACCGGAGGGCGGGCTTGCCCCGGACGAGGTGGCGGAGTTCACCCAGGCGGGGGCGCGGGCGGTGCTGCTCGGGCAGGAGGTGTTGCGCACGGCGAGTGCGGCGATGGTGGCGTTGGCGGCCTTAGGGGTGTGCTCGGGGCGCTGGTAG
- a CDS encoding AMP-dependent synthetase/ligase has protein sequence MTSVHTGEYSTPAEYTIGPKESCVTALLATAAARPYGVLFTRPQNFEWVNVTAQEFVDEVFEVAKGLIANGVTQGDRVALLSETRYEWSLLDFAIWAAGAVTVPIYGSSSLSQVEWIIEDSGAVFAVTETPEHTDMVKRLELDTEGRPPLKGSSSKLRRVLEINASAIPTLKFEGRGISDDEVRARIDATDSSDLASLVYTSGTTGRPKGCRLTHHNWLAQVRALLTHPIGAIAVPGTRVLTFLPLAHVLSRAVSLAVAIGGATQSHWSDFSSLSVEFQRARPNMILGVPRVFEKVRNGAAANAQDNGPLRAAAFAQAERVAQDYSRALDTPEGPSRALRMKHAMFDKLVYSKIRAAMGASVKYCISGGSAMSPDLLHFFRGMGVTVYEGYGLTETTAAAAVNFDDNVIGSVGRPVGGMSARINDDGEILLRGETLFDGYWNNSEATAENIDQEGWFNTGDLGELLDSGHIVITGRKKDLIVTAGGKNVSPGPLEDRLRSHPLISQALVVGDGKPYVGVLIALDEAALKRWKLTHNIPESRTVSELAVNPTLRAEIQDAINDANSLVSHSESIKRFYILDRDLSEEENELTPTMKIKRNVVVRRFKKEIDQIYKR, from the coding sequence ATGACGTCCGTCCATACAGGCGAGTACAGCACTCCGGCGGAGTACACGATTGGCCCGAAGGAGTCGTGTGTGACGGCGTTGCTGGCCACAGCGGCGGCGCGCCCGTATGGCGTGCTATTTACCCGCCCGCAAAATTTCGAGTGGGTGAATGTGACTGCTCAGGAATTCGTGGACGAGGTTTTTGAGGTGGCTAAGGGCCTGATTGCTAATGGCGTGACGCAGGGCGACCGCGTGGCGTTGCTCAGCGAGACGCGTTACGAGTGGTCGCTGTTGGATTTCGCCATTTGGGCGGCGGGGGCTGTGACGGTGCCGATTTACGGGTCGTCGTCACTGAGCCAGGTGGAGTGGATTATTGAGGATTCGGGCGCGGTGTTCGCGGTGACGGAGACCCCGGAGCACACGGACATGGTCAAGCGCCTGGAGCTGGATACGGAAGGCCGCCCGCCGTTGAAGGGGTCGTCGTCGAAGCTGCGGCGCGTGCTGGAGATTAACGCCTCGGCGATCCCGACCCTCAAGTTCGAAGGCCGCGGCATCAGCGACGATGAGGTGCGCGCGCGTATCGACGCCACGGACTCCAGCGACCTGGCATCCCTGGTGTATACCTCGGGGACCACCGGCCGCCCAAAGGGCTGCCGGCTCACGCACCATAACTGGCTGGCGCAGGTGCGGGCGCTGCTCACGCACCCGATTGGTGCCATCGCAGTTCCGGGTACGCGGGTGCTCACATTCCTGCCGCTGGCGCATGTGCTCTCTCGGGCGGTGTCGTTGGCGGTGGCAATTGGCGGGGCGACCCAGTCGCACTGGTCTGATTTCTCGTCCCTGAGCGTGGAGTTTCAACGCGCCCGCCCGAACATGATCCTGGGTGTGCCGCGCGTGTTTGAGAAGGTCCGCAACGGCGCGGCGGCGAACGCGCAGGATAACGGACCCCTGCGGGCAGCGGCGTTCGCCCAGGCCGAGCGCGTGGCGCAGGATTATTCCCGGGCGCTGGACACCCCAGAAGGGCCGTCGCGGGCGCTACGGATGAAGCACGCCATGTTTGACAAGCTGGTGTACTCAAAGATCCGGGCGGCTATGGGCGCGTCGGTGAAGTACTGCATTTCCGGCGGGTCGGCCATGAGCCCGGATTTGCTGCATTTTTTCCGGGGCATGGGTGTCACAGTGTACGAGGGCTACGGCCTGACGGAAACCACCGCTGCGGCCGCCGTGAACTTTGATGACAACGTGATCGGCTCGGTCGGCCGTCCAGTGGGCGGTATGTCTGCCCGCATTAACGACGACGGCGAGATCCTGCTCAGGGGTGAGACACTGTTCGACGGGTATTGGAACAACTCGGAGGCCACGGCCGAAAACATCGACCAGGAAGGCTGGTTCAACACCGGTGACCTGGGCGAACTACTGGATTCCGGGCATATCGTGATCACCGGCCGGAAGAAGGATTTGATTGTCACCGCCGGAGGAAAGAACGTGTCCCCCGGTCCCTTGGAGGATCGCCTGCGCAGCCACCCCCTGATCAGCCAAGCCCTGGTGGTGGGCGACGGCAAACCCTATGTGGGTGTGCTGATTGCACTGGACGAGGCCGCGCTGAAGCGGTGGAAGCTCACCCACAACATTCCCGAATCCCGCACGGTCAGCGAGTTGGCAGTGAACCCGACACTGCGCGCGGAGATCCAGGATGCCATCAACGACGCCAACTCGCTGGTGTCGCATTCCGAGTCGATCAAGAGGTTCTACATCCTGGATCGCGACCTGTCGGAGGAGGAAAACGAACTCACCCCGACCATGAAAATCAAGCGTAACGTGGTGGTTCGCCGCTTCAAAAAAGAGATCGACCAGATTTATAAGCGGTAG
- a CDS encoding 4-alpha-glucanotransferase, with translation MTYTDASAALAALADTYGIATSYWSADGDHITVSDDTLLKTLRALDVHVDPTEESCRAAIQHFHDEAFARPLPPCVVAIQGDAHHINVHVHDGATADVTLTLEDGSQRSIQQVENWAEPRTIDGITWGEATFVLPEDLPLGWHTLHLHSVDGGSEGTDGDAGDAAGADNQGVEPLTARCDVVITPRRLSTADRYVEHPVGGVMAQLYSVRSEESWGIGDFHDLAELARITAEHAHADFLLINPLHAAEPFPPIENSPYLPTTRRFINPLYIHVESIPEYADLDSETHGRIDSLAAPLKDANHSPDYIRRDPIYSAKLYALRQIHAIPRSPERDAAYQDYLAHEGHGLDDFARWCAAQENRDDDTTIDFYRWLQWICDQQFHAASAAAHDAGMSIGIMADLAVGVHPGGADATNLTGVLAPEASVGAPADGYNQNGQDWSQPPWHPRKLAEAGYRPWRDMLRTVLRHSGGIRVDHILGLFRLWWIPRGQSPLTGTYVHYDYNALVGILALEAERAGAVVIGEDLGTFEQWVQDVLAARGIMGTSILWFERSPSVDGPRHQGEYRPLALSSVTTHDLPPTAGYLYGEHIALRDRLGLLTRDTETENSEDLAWQNRILARIGEYGLFSGTALDGHDFDGAARDDRGDITDLLVAMHRYIAGTPSALTCASLVDMVGDIKAQNQPGTTHDLYPNWCIPLCDATNTPILIHDLPALPLFRAVAEASRRR, from the coding sequence GTGACCTATACCGATGCCTCCGCCGCCCTTGCCGCCCTCGCCGACACCTACGGAATTGCCACCTCATACTGGTCGGCAGATGGAGACCACATCACCGTTAGCGACGATACTCTCCTGAAAACCCTGAGAGCTCTCGACGTACACGTTGATCCCACGGAAGAAAGCTGTCGCGCAGCCATCCAACACTTCCACGACGAGGCATTCGCTAGGCCCCTGCCCCCCTGCGTTGTGGCCATCCAGGGCGACGCCCACCACATCAACGTTCACGTTCACGACGGCGCCACCGCCGACGTCACCCTCACCCTCGAAGACGGCAGCCAACGCTCCATACAACAGGTAGAAAACTGGGCAGAACCCCGCACCATCGACGGCATCACCTGGGGCGAAGCCACCTTTGTTTTGCCCGAAGACCTGCCGCTCGGCTGGCACACACTCCACCTGCACTCGGTGGACGGGGGCAGTGAAGGCACGGACGGTGATGCGGGTGATGCGGCGGGCGCCGATAATCAAGGTGTCGAACCCCTGACCGCCAGATGCGACGTGGTGATCACCCCGCGTAGGCTCTCCACCGCCGACCGGTACGTTGAACACCCCGTGGGCGGCGTCATGGCGCAACTGTATTCCGTGCGCAGCGAGGAGTCCTGGGGCATCGGCGACTTCCACGACCTCGCGGAACTTGCGCGCATCACCGCCGAACACGCACACGCCGACTTCCTGCTGATCAACCCCCTCCACGCCGCAGAACCCTTCCCACCCATCGAAAACTCCCCCTACCTTCCCACCACCCGGCGATTCATCAACCCCCTCTACATTCACGTCGAAAGCATCCCCGAATACGCCGACCTGGACAGCGAAACACACGGCCGCATCGACTCCCTCGCAGCGCCGCTGAAAGATGCCAACCACAGCCCCGACTACATCCGACGCGACCCCATCTACTCGGCGAAACTCTACGCACTCCGCCAGATTCACGCCATACCCCGCAGCCCCGAACGCGACGCCGCCTACCAGGACTATCTCGCCCACGAAGGCCACGGACTCGACGACTTCGCGCGCTGGTGCGCCGCCCAAGAAAACCGCGATGACGACACCACCATCGACTTCTACCGCTGGCTCCAATGGATCTGCGACCAGCAATTCCACGCTGCCAGCGCCGCCGCCCACGACGCAGGCATGAGCATCGGCATCATGGCCGACCTCGCGGTTGGTGTTCACCCGGGAGGTGCCGACGCCACCAACCTCACAGGCGTCCTCGCCCCCGAGGCGTCGGTAGGCGCACCCGCCGACGGCTACAACCAAAACGGGCAAGACTGGTCCCAACCCCCATGGCACCCCCGCAAACTCGCCGAAGCCGGATACCGACCCTGGCGCGACATGCTCCGTACCGTCCTCCGGCACTCCGGCGGCATCCGCGTCGACCACATCCTCGGCCTCTTCCGACTCTGGTGGATCCCCCGCGGACAATCCCCCCTCACCGGCACCTACGTCCACTACGACTACAACGCGCTCGTCGGCATCCTCGCGCTCGAAGCCGAACGCGCCGGGGCCGTTGTAATCGGCGAAGACCTAGGAACTTTCGAACAATGGGTCCAAGACGTCCTCGCCGCCCGCGGCATCATGGGCACCTCCATCCTCTGGTTCGAACGCTCCCCGTCCGTAGACGGACCCCGCCACCAGGGCGAATACCGACCCCTTGCCCTCTCCTCCGTGACCACCCACGACCTCCCGCCCACCGCCGGATACCTCTACGGCGAACACATCGCCCTCCGCGACCGGCTCGGGCTACTCACCCGCGACACCGAAACCGAAAACTCCGAGGACCTGGCCTGGCAAAACCGAATACTTGCGCGCATCGGCGAATACGGGCTGTTTTCCGGCACTGCACTGGACGGCCACGATTTCGACGGCGCGGCACGCGACGACCGCGGCGACATCACCGACCTCCTCGTGGCCATGCACCGCTACATCGCTGGAACACCTTCCGCGCTCACCTGTGCCTCCCTCGTGGACATGGTTGGCGACATCAAAGCACAAAACCAGCCCGGCACCACCCATGACCTCTACCCCAACTGGTGCATCCCGCTTTGCGACGCCACGAACACCCCCATCCTCATCCACGATCTGCCCGCATTGCCTTTGTTCAGGGCGGTTGCCGAGGCTTCTAGGAGGAGGTGA
- the hemW gene encoding radical SAM family heme chaperone HemW produces MSNPFGVYIHVPFCASRCGYCDFNTYTPGELGSSASVDSYLNALDIELELAAESLGGALQPADTVFVGGGTPSMLGASGLAQVLGYVRKSFGITPGAEVTTESNPESTSPEFFEGLLEAGYTRVSLGMQSASSRVLQVLERRHTPGRPVEAAKEARAAGFEHVNLDMIYGTPGETDDDVRATLEAVLAAEVDHVSAYSLIVEDGTAMARKVRRGELQVTDEDVLASRYALIDGVLSVAGFDWYEVSNWARPDGECRHNLGYWRDHDWWGAGPGAHSHLGDRRFFNVKHPARYTQHCTAGALPIAEEEHLSPHDRHVEKVMLGLRLREGIARSLFGEGAELALRHYQDRGLLTLDDDRVYLTESGRLLADGIIADVLIAEEE; encoded by the coding sequence ATGAGCAATCCCTTCGGGGTGTACATTCACGTCCCGTTCTGCGCGTCACGCTGTGGGTACTGCGACTTCAACACCTACACCCCCGGCGAACTGGGTTCCTCTGCGAGTGTGGACTCCTACCTCAATGCCCTGGACATTGAGCTGGAGCTAGCTGCGGAAAGCCTCGGCGGGGCGTTGCAGCCCGCCGATACCGTGTTTGTTGGCGGGGGCACGCCCTCCATGCTCGGAGCTTCGGGGCTTGCACAAGTGCTGGGATACGTGCGCAAGAGTTTCGGCATCACGCCGGGTGCGGAAGTGACAACCGAATCCAACCCAGAATCCACCTCTCCCGAATTCTTTGAGGGGCTGCTGGAGGCGGGCTACACGCGGGTGTCGCTGGGCATGCAATCCGCATCCAGCCGTGTCCTGCAGGTACTGGAACGCCGCCACACCCCAGGGCGGCCCGTGGAGGCCGCGAAAGAAGCACGCGCCGCCGGATTCGAGCACGTCAACCTTGACATGATCTACGGAACCCCCGGCGAAACCGACGACGACGTGCGTGCCACCCTCGAAGCCGTGCTCGCCGCTGAAGTAGACCACGTATCCGCGTACTCCTTAATCGTGGAAGACGGCACAGCCATGGCCCGCAAAGTTCGGCGCGGGGAACTACAGGTGACCGATGAAGACGTCCTGGCCAGCCGCTACGCACTGATTGATGGGGTGCTCAGCGTCGCCGGTTTCGATTGGTACGAAGTCTCCAACTGGGCGCGCCCCGACGGTGAATGCCGCCACAACCTTGGCTATTGGCGTGACCACGACTGGTGGGGTGCAGGCCCCGGCGCCCACTCCCACCTCGGCGACCGACGCTTCTTCAACGTCAAACACCCCGCCCGCTACACCCAACACTGCACGGCGGGGGCGTTGCCCATTGCCGAAGAAGAACACCTAAGCCCCCACGACAGGCACGTGGAGAAAGTGATGCTGGGGTTGAGGTTGCGTGAAGGGATTGCGCGTTCTTTGTTTGGCGAGGGTGCCGAGCTGGCGCTGCGGCACTACCAGGACCGAGGCTTGCTCACGCTTGACGACGACCGCGTCTACCTCACCGAATCCGGCCGCCTCCTCGCCGACGGGATTATTGCTGATGTGTTGATTGCTGAGGAGGAATAG
- the dnaJ gene encoding molecular chaperone DnaJ, translating into MARDYYGILGVDRSASDAEIKKAYRSLARKYHPDVNGTEEAATKFREISIAQEVLLDPEKRRIVDMGGDPLEQAAAPGGGFGGFGGGLGDIFEAFFGAAAGGRGPRSRVQPGNDALLRTTITLGEAYSGVKKDITVDTAVLCDHCSGTGSESKAKPVPCASCQGTGEIQEMQRSFLGNVMTSRPCPTCQGFGERITDPCHKCGGDGRMRARRDLVVNVPAGINDGMRIRMAGQGEVGAGGGPAGDLYVEVSMEPHPVFRRDGDDLHMTLTVPMVDAALGTDIEVEALSGEQLTVHVAPGSQPSDQIHLPGAGMPKLRADGTGDVIAHVEVTVPKDLDSESRKLLEQLRTHREETSEVRLAAAEQENLFSRLRNRFRR; encoded by the coding sequence GTGGCTCGTGACTATTACGGCATTCTCGGAGTTGACCGTTCGGCTTCGGACGCTGAGATTAAAAAGGCGTACCGCTCGCTGGCCCGCAAGTACCACCCGGATGTGAATGGCACGGAGGAAGCCGCGACGAAATTCCGGGAAATTTCGATTGCGCAGGAAGTTCTGCTTGACCCTGAGAAGCGACGCATCGTGGACATGGGCGGCGACCCGTTGGAGCAGGCTGCGGCCCCGGGCGGCGGTTTCGGTGGTTTCGGCGGCGGCCTGGGCGACATTTTCGAGGCGTTCTTCGGGGCTGCTGCGGGTGGCCGCGGCCCGCGTTCCCGCGTCCAGCCGGGTAACGACGCCCTGCTTCGCACCACCATCACCCTCGGTGAGGCGTATAGCGGCGTGAAGAAGGACATCACGGTGGATACCGCCGTCCTGTGCGATCACTGTTCGGGCACCGGCTCGGAGTCGAAAGCCAAGCCCGTCCCGTGTGCCAGCTGCCAGGGCACCGGCGAAATCCAGGAAATGCAGCGTTCCTTCCTAGGTAATGTCATGACCTCCCGGCCCTGTCCCACGTGCCAGGGCTTCGGGGAGCGCATCACCGACCCTTGCCACAAGTGCGGCGGTGACGGTCGCATGCGGGCGCGCCGCGATCTGGTGGTGAATGTTCCCGCCGGTATCAACGACGGCATGCGCATCCGCATGGCGGGTCAAGGCGAGGTTGGTGCTGGTGGCGGCCCCGCTGGCGACCTGTACGTTGAGGTGTCCATGGAACCCCACCCGGTGTTCCGCCGCGATGGTGATGATCTGCACATGACGCTCACCGTCCCCATGGTGGACGCCGCCCTGGGTACTGATATTGAAGTAGAGGCTTTGAGCGGCGAGCAGTTGACGGTGCATGTCGCGCCGGGTTCACAGCCCTCGGATCAGATTCACCTGCCGGGCGCGGGTATGCCGAAGCTGCGCGCCGATGGCACGGGCGATGTGATTGCGCATGTTGAGGTGACGGTTCCGAAGGATCTGGATTCGGAGTCCCGCAAGCTTCTGGAGCAGCTGCGCACGCACCGCGAAGAAACGTCTGAGGTGCGCCTGGCGGCTGCGGAGCAGGAGAATCTGTTCTCCCGCCTGCGCAACAGGTTCCGCAGGTAG
- a CDS encoding PhoH family protein has protein sequence MTQTYKLEPAVAQTVLGTHDDNLKVLENQLAADIFVRGTAVTLTGPTHEIARARKVLDELQAIARRGHVISPESVKQAVAIVTVEAPLSVSKALAENIITRRGKAIRPKTLGQKEYVDAIDQNTIVFGLGPAGTGKTYLAMAKAVQALHAKQVSRIILTRPAVEAGEKLGFLPGTLNEKIDPYLRPLHDALRDMVEPEMIPKLMEAGIVEVAPLAYMRGRTLNDAFVILDEAQNTTPAQMKMFLTRLGFGSKMVVTGDITQVDLPGGQKSGLRLVRHILRGVDDVHFSGLGSDDVVRHQLVSAIVDAYDDYETAQIAKQERAEQGKRVQREER, from the coding sequence ATGACCCAGACCTACAAGCTGGAGCCAGCAGTGGCGCAAACCGTGTTGGGCACGCATGATGACAATTTAAAAGTGTTGGAAAACCAGCTGGCTGCGGATATTTTCGTGCGCGGCACCGCCGTGACCCTGACCGGTCCGACGCATGAGATTGCGCGCGCCCGCAAGGTGCTGGACGAGCTGCAGGCCATAGCCCGGCGAGGGCACGTGATCAGCCCCGAATCGGTGAAGCAGGCCGTGGCTATTGTGACGGTGGAGGCACCTTTGTCAGTCTCAAAGGCGCTGGCGGAGAACATCATTACCCGGCGCGGCAAGGCGATCCGCCCGAAAACTCTGGGCCAGAAAGAATACGTGGATGCCATTGACCAGAACACCATTGTGTTTGGTCTGGGTCCTGCGGGTACTGGTAAAACGTATTTGGCCATGGCTAAAGCCGTGCAGGCGCTGCACGCCAAGCAGGTCAGCCGCATTATTCTGACCCGCCCGGCGGTGGAGGCGGGGGAGAAGCTGGGCTTTCTTCCGGGCACGTTGAATGAGAAGATTGACCCGTATTTGCGGCCGCTGCATGATGCGTTGCGGGACATGGTGGAGCCAGAGATGATTCCGAAGCTGATGGAGGCCGGGATTGTCGAGGTGGCGCCGCTGGCGTACATGCGTGGGCGGACGCTCAATGATGCGTTTGTGATCCTGGATGAGGCGCAAAACACCACCCCGGCTCAGATGAAGATGTTTTTGACGCGACTGGGTTTCGGCTCAAAGATGGTGGTCACGGGCGATATTACTCAGGTGGATTTGCCGGGTGGGCAGAAGTCCGGGCTGCGGCTGGTGCGTCATATTCTGCGCGGCGTGGATGATGTGCATTTCTCGGGGCTGGGCAGCGATGACGTGGTGCGCCACCAGCTGGTCAGCGCGATTGTGGATGCCTACGACGATTATGAGACGGCCCAGATTGCTAAGCAGGAGCGGGCTGAACAGGGCAAACGAGTCCAGCGGGAGGAGCGCTAA
- the hrcA gene encoding heat-inducible transcriptional repressor HrcA, which produces MSSATQRRRHEVLRAIVADYIASQEPVGSKTLVDRHSLGVSSATIRNDMAALESEGYIEQQHASSGRIPTQKGYRLFVDSINEVKPLSQAEHAAISRFLNEGVDVEDVLRRSVQLLSQLTRQAAVVQLPTLKVSRVRHCEVVTISELRLLLVLITDIGRVEQRNVELGAAVSMEQAARLKEVLNQALVGKTLSDASVSLADLASNAPEDIRDAVIRSSTVLIETLVEAPSDRLILAGASNLSRMSGDLPAVLEALEEQVVVLKLLSTARDLGEVQVSIGEENEDEDLYTTSIVTTGYGATGATFGGLGVVGPTYMDYLGTMSKVSAVAHYVSRVLAGQ; this is translated from the coding sequence ATGTCTAGTGCTACGCAGCGTCGTCGCCATGAGGTTTTGCGTGCGATTGTGGCGGACTATATTGCCTCGCAGGAGCCGGTGGGGTCGAAGACGTTGGTAGATCGCCACAGCCTCGGCGTGAGTTCGGCGACAATCCGTAATGATATGGCTGCGCTGGAGTCGGAGGGCTATATCGAGCAGCAGCACGCCAGTTCGGGTCGGATTCCCACGCAGAAGGGGTACCGCCTGTTTGTGGATTCCATCAACGAGGTAAAGCCCCTATCCCAGGCGGAGCACGCTGCTATTTCTAGGTTCTTGAACGAGGGCGTGGACGTGGAGGACGTGCTGCGCCGTTCGGTACAGTTACTGAGCCAGCTGACTCGCCAGGCGGCGGTGGTGCAGTTGCCCACGTTGAAGGTGTCGCGGGTGCGGCATTGCGAGGTGGTCACTATTTCCGAACTCAGGCTTTTGCTTGTGTTGATCACGGACATAGGCCGGGTGGAGCAGCGCAACGTGGAGCTGGGAGCCGCGGTGTCAATGGAGCAGGCTGCCCGGTTGAAGGAGGTGCTGAATCAGGCGCTGGTGGGTAAAACCCTGTCGGACGCGAGTGTGTCTTTGGCGGATCTCGCCAGCAACGCCCCGGAGGATATTCGGGATGCCGTGATTCGCTCATCGACAGTGCTCATTGAAACGCTGGTGGAGGCCCCGAGTGATCGCTTGATTTTGGCGGGGGCGTCGAATCTGAGCCGCATGAGCGGGGATCTCCCTGCGGTCCTGGAGGCCCTGGAAGAGCAGGTGGTGGTGCTGAAACTGCTGTCTACTGCCCGGGATTTGGGTGAGGTGCAGGTGAGCATCGGCGAGGAGAACGAGGACGAGGATTTGTACACCACCTCGATTGTCACCACTGGCTACGGTGCGACGGGGGCCACGTTCGGCGGGCTGGGTGTGGTGGGCCCCACGTACATGGACTATTTGGGAACAATGTCTAAGGTGTCAGCTGTTGCACACTATGTCAGCCGGGTACTCGCTGGGCAGTAA
- the ybeY gene encoding rRNA maturation RNase YbeY: MSIEVFNESGYSYTPSEREAEVLEDSADVGVNEEALVDVASFALKCMDVHPDAELSIHIVDLDTIADLHVRWLDLEGPTDVMSFPMDELAPGSGRPDAPDPGPSMLGDIVLCPDFANRQARKAGHGLGHELALLTVHGCLHLLGYDHITPAEEKEMFSLQNEILADWYDDLAARGVVYQPKPMNPGAFPTAAEREQLDRDMQEDSKTNPGTDAPGADGH; this comes from the coding sequence ATGAGCATTGAGGTGTTTAACGAGTCCGGGTATTCCTATACACCCAGCGAGCGAGAGGCTGAGGTTTTGGAGGATTCCGCCGATGTGGGCGTGAACGAGGAAGCTCTGGTTGATGTGGCGTCCTTTGCCTTAAAGTGCATGGATGTGCACCCGGATGCGGAGTTGTCCATTCACATTGTGGATTTGGATACCATCGCGGATCTGCATGTTCGTTGGTTGGATTTGGAGGGGCCGACGGATGTGATGAGTTTCCCCATGGATGAGTTGGCACCCGGGTCGGGGCGTCCCGATGCGCCAGATCCGGGGCCGTCAATGCTGGGCGATATTGTGCTGTGCCCTGATTTTGCGAACAGGCAGGCCCGAAAGGCGGGCCATGGCCTGGGCCACGAGTTGGCGCTGTTGACGGTGCACGGCTGTTTGCATCTGCTGGGCTACGATCACATCACTCCCGCCGAGGAGAAGGAGATGTTTTCTCTGCAGAATGAGATTCTGGCGGACTGGTATGACGATCTTGCCGCGCGCGGGGTGGTGTATCAGCCGAAGCCGATGAATCCGGGCGCGTTTCCAACTGCGGCGGAGCGCGAGCAGCTGGACCGGGACATGCAAGAAGACTCGAAGACCAATCCAGGCACCGACGCCCCAGGAGCTGACGGGCACTAG
- a CDS encoding class I SAM-dependent methyltransferase — protein sequence MDNVSQTLFYPLLGRALASRQWPDLFPDPWARQAEEIARKEGTTAKAMEGFPTIIYGLRHRISVLEITRYLDEHPGAAVVNIGCGLDSLAQDLGGYDCTIYNLDFPDVIDMRARWIPRAENEKELPYSATDLEWIDHVDASRGVIAVAAGVFFYLDIDDVRALVTAMAERFPGGRLTYDAESPSMTERSERMVAKNGTPTPMPFKLKDPYTPRTWSDNIADVHVTFNFLDYFPRSLRRQLPLFTFRFGMFMIKLVRGMYQVTIDFKG from the coding sequence ATGGATAACGTATCGCAGACACTGTTCTACCCGCTACTCGGCCGCGCCCTGGCCTCCCGCCAATGGCCCGACCTCTTCCCCGACCCCTGGGCGCGGCAAGCCGAAGAAATAGCCCGCAAAGAAGGAACCACTGCGAAAGCGATGGAGGGATTCCCCACCATCATCTACGGGCTGAGACACCGCATCAGCGTGCTAGAAATTACCCGCTACCTCGACGAACACCCCGGTGCCGCCGTGGTGAACATCGGCTGCGGCCTGGACAGCCTCGCCCAAGACCTAGGCGGCTACGACTGCACCATCTACAACCTCGACTTCCCCGACGTCATAGACATGCGGGCGCGGTGGATCCCCCGCGCTGAGAACGAAAAAGAACTCCCCTACTCCGCCACCGACTTGGAATGGATTGACCACGTTGATGCCAGCCGTGGGGTCATTGCCGTCGCTGCAGGCGTGTTCTTCTACCTCGACATAGACGACGTTCGCGCCCTAGTTACCGCCATGGCCGAACGTTTCCCCGGCGGCCGCCTCACCTACGACGCCGAAAGCCCATCCATGACCGAACGCAGCGAACGCATGGTTGCTAAAAACGGCACCCCCACGCCCATGCCATTCAAGCTCAAAGACCCCTACACGCCCCGCACCTGGAGCGACAACATTGCCGACGTCCACGTCACCTTCAACTTCCTCGACTACTTCCCACGCAGCCTCCGGCGACAACTCCCCCTCTTCACATTCCGTTTCGGCATGTTCATGATCAAACTTGTGCGCGGAATGTACCAGGTGACTATTGACTTTAAGGGTTAG